A DNA window from Sphingomonas profundi contains the following coding sequences:
- a CDS encoding YMGG-like glycine zipper-containing protein produces MLGKTITLSAIAAMAAAGMVPAAAQARPWDGGYASGGYVQPVRGDRYYGRGGYGGRGYYGGDRGYYGRGYGGGYYGGRGYYDGRGYYGGRGGYYADRGYYGRGRGSYGRGYRCRDNGTGGTIIGAIAGGLLGNEIGQGRYNRGDGTTGAILGAGVGALAGRAIDRNC; encoded by the coding sequence ATGCTGGGCAAGACCATCACCCTTTCCGCCATCGCCGCCATGGCCGCCGCCGGCATGGTGCCGGCCGCAGCGCAGGCGCGGCCCTGGGATGGCGGCTACGCATCGGGCGGCTACGTGCAGCCGGTTCGCGGCGACCGCTATTATGGTCGCGGCGGCTATGGCGGGCGCGGCTACTACGGCGGCGATCGCGGCTATTACGGGCGCGGCTACGGCGGCGGCTATTATGGCGGGCGCGGCTACTATGACGGCCGGGGCTATTATGGCGGACGCGGCGGCTACTATGCCGATCGCGGCTATTACGGGCGCGGGCGGGGCTCTTACGGTCGCGGCTATCGCTGCCGCGACAACGGCACCGGCGGCACGATCATCGGCGCCATCGCTGGCGGCCTGCTCGGCAACGAGATCGGCCAGGGCCGCTACAATCGCGGCGACGGCACCACCGGCGCGATCCTTGGCGCCGGCGTCGGCGCGCTCGCCGGCCGCGCGATCGATCGCAACTGCTGA